Proteins found in one Streptomyces sp. CB09001 genomic segment:
- the draK gene encoding two-component system sensor histidine kinase DraK, with amino-acid sequence MRRRLIQSTLAVVLVVIAVFGVSLVIVETRTISSTAQERVDLEAVRLASIVDSRLIGTGSVDEDFLREQIRDARYAMIRIPGEPVVEVGSKPTGDVLQGRATGEEGETVLVEEPSSSVTREVGRTLLIIGLVALLAVIAAVLLAIRQANRLSSPLTDLAETAERLGSGDPRPRHKRYGVPELDRVADVLDSSAERIARMLTAERRLAADASHQLRTPLTALSMRLEEITLTDEPETVKEEATIALSQVERLTDVVDRLLTNSRDPRSGSAVTFELDDVIQQQIAEWRPAYRGEGRAIVSSGKRHLTAVGTPGAVAQVLAALIENSLMHGGGTVALRTRVTGNQAVVEVTDEGPGVPGDLGARIFERAISGRNSTGIGLAVARDLAEADGGRLELLQGRPPVFGLFLSRTPPSKKPSGDGGGTVR; translated from the coding sequence ATGCGCCGTCGACTGATCCAGTCCACGCTCGCCGTGGTGCTCGTGGTGATCGCCGTCTTCGGCGTCTCCCTCGTCATCGTCGAGACCCGCACCATCAGCAGCACGGCCCAGGAACGGGTGGACCTGGAAGCGGTGCGGCTGGCCAGCATCGTCGACAGCCGGCTCATCGGCACCGGTTCCGTCGACGAGGACTTCCTGCGGGAGCAGATCCGCGACGCCCGGTACGCCATGATCCGCATCCCCGGCGAGCCGGTCGTCGAGGTCGGCAGCAAGCCGACCGGCGACGTCCTCCAGGGCAGGGCCACCGGCGAGGAGGGCGAGACGGTCCTCGTCGAGGAACCCAGCTCCTCGGTGACCCGGGAGGTCGGGCGGACCCTGCTGATCATCGGCCTGGTGGCGCTGCTCGCGGTGATCGCCGCCGTACTGCTGGCGATCCGGCAGGCCAACCGCCTCTCCTCCCCGCTCACCGACCTCGCCGAAACCGCGGAACGCCTCGGCTCCGGCGACCCGCGCCCGCGGCACAAGCGGTACGGCGTTCCCGAGCTGGACCGGGTCGCGGACGTCCTGGACTCCTCCGCCGAGCGCATCGCCCGGATGCTCACCGCCGAGCGCCGCCTGGCCGCCGACGCCTCGCACCAGCTGCGCACGCCGCTGACCGCGCTGTCGATGCGGCTGGAGGAGATCACCCTGACCGACGAGCCGGAGACGGTGAAGGAGGAGGCGACGATCGCGCTGTCGCAGGTGGAGCGGCTGACGGACGTCGTGGACCGGCTGCTCACCAACTCCCGCGACCCGCGCAGCGGCTCCGCCGTCACCTTCGAGCTGGACGACGTCATCCAGCAGCAGATCGCCGAGTGGCGCCCGGCCTACCGCGGTGAGGGACGGGCCATCGTCAGCTCCGGCAAGCGCCATCTGACGGCCGTGGGCACCCCGGGCGCCGTGGCGCAGGTGCTGGCCGCGCTGATCGAGAACTCCCTGATGCACGGCGGCGGCACGGTCGCCCTGCGGACCCGGGTGACCGGCAACCAGGCCGTGGTCGAGGTCACCGACGAGGGCCCCGGCGTTCCGGGCGACCTGGGGGCGCGGATCTTCGAGCGCGCGATCAGCGGGCGCAACTCCACCGGCATCGGCCTCGCCGTCGCCCGCGACCTGGCGGAGGCGGACGGCGGCCGACTGGAGCTGCTCCAGGGGCGTCCGCCGGTCTTCGGGCTGTTCCTGTCCCGCACGCCGCCCTCGAAGAAGCCCTCGGGGGACGGCGGGGGGACGGTGCGCTGA
- a CDS encoding response regulator transcription factor — MTRVLLAEDDASISEPLARALRREGYEVEVREDGPTALDAGLQGGIDLVVLDLGLPGMDGLEVARRLRSEGHAVPILILTARADEVDTVVGLDAGADDYVTKPFRLAELLARVRALLRRGAAEPPQPPATHGVRIDVESHRAWMGEEELQLTAKEFDLLRVLVRDAGRVVTRDQLMREVWDTTWWSSTKTLDMHISWLRKKLGDDAANPRYIATVRGVGFRFEKN, encoded by the coding sequence ATGACCCGTGTACTGCTCGCCGAGGACGACGCGTCCATCTCGGAGCCGCTGGCCCGCGCACTGCGCAGGGAAGGGTACGAGGTCGAGGTGCGTGAGGACGGACCCACCGCACTCGACGCGGGACTGCAGGGTGGCATCGACCTGGTCGTGCTGGACCTGGGCCTGCCGGGCATGGACGGTCTCGAGGTCGCCCGCCGGCTGCGGTCCGAGGGGCACGCCGTGCCGATCCTGATCCTGACCGCGCGTGCCGACGAGGTGGACACCGTCGTCGGCCTGGACGCGGGCGCCGACGACTACGTCACCAAGCCCTTCCGCCTCGCCGAGCTGCTCGCCCGGGTCCGGGCCCTGCTGCGCCGCGGTGCCGCCGAGCCGCCGCAGCCGCCCGCCACCCACGGCGTGCGCATCGACGTCGAGTCGCACCGGGCCTGGATGGGCGAGGAGGAGCTCCAGCTCACCGCGAAGGAGTTCGACCTGCTGCGGGTCCTGGTGCGCGACGCCGGCCGGGTCGTCACCCGCGACCAGCTGATGCGCGAGGTCTGGGACACCACCTGGTGGTCGTCGACCAAGACCCTCGACATGCACATCTCCTGGCTGCGCAAGAAGCTGGGCGACGACGCGGCCAACCCCCGCTACATCGCCACCGTGCGCGGCGTGGGCTTCCGTTTCGAGAAGAACTGA
- a CDS encoding MFS transporter has translation MASSLTKDSVTPGTPGTEKTFFGHPRGLATLFMTEMWERFSYYGMRALLPLYLVAPGGLGLGAGTATAIYSVYLSLVYLLTMPGGWFGDRVWGPRKTVAIAGGVIMLGHLTLALPSSGTFYAGLGLVAIGSGLLKANISTMVGQLYDGPDDPRRDGGFTVFYMGINLGAFAAPLTIGTIGENVNWHLGFALAAVGMGLGVLQFLIGSRHLAAHSSVVPKPLSVEEKTSTLRKAAFWAALAVVFYAIVGFSGHYTLNWILVPLTLLGVIIPILVLTNIKRDKSLDRAEQSKMSAYIWFFVAAAVFWMIYDQGGSTLSLFADSSANNSVFGWDFPVSWYQSVNPVIIMALAPVFATVWLALNRRGKEPSTVVKFCGGLVLVGASFFLFLAPLGIAEGGHKAAALWLVAIYFVQTCGELMLSPVGLSVTTKMAPVKYASQMMGVWFLAVTAGDATTGLLSIAGVDLNRTGIVAAEATLAVVAGVAIWMYRKRVKELMGDVR, from the coding sequence ATGGCGTCCAGCCTGACGAAGGACTCGGTCACCCCGGGCACCCCCGGCACCGAGAAGACCTTCTTCGGCCACCCCCGCGGACTGGCCACACTCTTCATGACCGAGATGTGGGAGAGGTTCTCCTACTACGGCATGAGGGCTCTGCTCCCGCTGTACCTCGTCGCCCCGGGTGGTCTCGGCCTCGGCGCCGGCACCGCGACCGCGATCTACTCGGTGTACCTCTCGCTGGTGTACCTGCTCACGATGCCGGGCGGCTGGTTCGGCGACCGCGTCTGGGGTCCCCGCAAGACCGTCGCCATCGCCGGCGGCGTGATCATGCTCGGCCACCTCACGCTGGCGCTGCCGTCCTCCGGCACGTTCTACGCGGGCCTCGGCCTGGTCGCCATCGGCTCGGGTCTGCTGAAGGCCAACATCTCCACGATGGTCGGCCAGCTCTACGACGGCCCCGACGACCCGCGCCGCGACGGTGGCTTCACCGTCTTCTACATGGGCATCAACCTCGGTGCCTTCGCCGCCCCGCTGACCATCGGCACCATCGGTGAGAACGTCAACTGGCACCTGGGCTTCGCGCTCGCGGCGGTCGGCATGGGCCTGGGCGTGCTCCAGTTCCTGATCGGCAGCCGCCACCTGGCCGCGCACTCCAGCGTGGTCCCCAAGCCGCTGTCCGTCGAGGAGAAGACCTCGACGCTGCGCAAGGCCGCCTTCTGGGCCGCGCTGGCCGTCGTCTTCTACGCGATCGTCGGCTTCTCCGGCCACTACACCCTGAACTGGATCCTGGTCCCGCTGACCCTGCTCGGCGTGATCATCCCGATCCTGGTGCTGACCAACATCAAGCGCGACAAGTCCCTGGACCGCGCCGAGCAGTCCAAGATGTCGGCGTACATCTGGTTCTTCGTCGCCGCCGCCGTGTTCTGGATGATCTACGACCAGGGCGGCTCGACCCTGTCGCTCTTCGCCGACTCCTCGGCGAACAACAGCGTCTTCGGCTGGGACTTCCCGGTCTCCTGGTACCAGTCGGTCAACCCGGTCATCATCATGGCCCTGGCCCCGGTCTTCGCCACGGTGTGGCTGGCGCTCAACCGCCGGGGCAAGGAGCCCAGCACGGTCGTCAAGTTCTGCGGCGGTCTGGTCCTGGTCGGTGCGTCCTTCTTCCTCTTCCTGGCCCCGCTGGGCATCGCGGAGGGCGGCCACAAGGCGGCGGCCCTCTGGCTGGTGGCGATCTACTTCGTCCAGACCTGCGGTGAGCTGATGCTCTCCCCGGTCGGCCTGTCGGTCACGACGAAGATGGCGCCGGTGAAGTACGCCTCGCAGATGATGGGCGTCTGGTTCCTGGCCGTCACCGCCGGTGACGCCACGACCGGCCTGCTCTCCATCGCCGGCGTCGACCTCAACAGGACGGGCATCGTCGCCGCGGAGGCCACCCTCGCGGTGGTCGCGGGCGTCGCGATCTGGATGTACCGCAAGCGCGTCAAGGAACTCATGGGCGACGTGCGCTGA
- a CDS encoding DUF397 domain-containing protein: protein MKEADTDIRQWCKSSYSPDGSNCVEMAATPTTILVRDSKNPTELPLALLPATWADFASYVALRAG from the coding sequence GTGAAAGAGGCCGATACGGACATCCGTCAGTGGTGCAAGTCCAGTTACAGCCCCGACGGGTCGAATTGTGTCGAGATGGCCGCCACCCCGACGACGATCCTGGTCCGGGACTCGAAGAACCCGACTGAGTTGCCCCTCGCCCTGCTCCCCGCCACGTGGGCCGACTTCGCCTCGTACGTGGCTCTGCGGGCGGGGTAG
- a CDS encoding DUF397 domain-containing protein, translated as MNIHQWRKSTYSGDSSNCVEIATAPAKILVRDSKAPTGSRLAFPRTVWADFVHHTAKSRVASD; from the coding sequence ATGAACATCCACCAGTGGCGGAAGTCCACGTACAGCGGCGACAGTTCGAACTGCGTCGAGATAGCCACCGCCCCGGCGAAGATCCTGGTCCGCGACTCCAAGGCCCCCACCGGATCACGCCTCGCCTTCCCACGCACCGTCTGGGCGGATTTCGTTCACCACACGGCGAAGTCGCGCGTAGCCTCTGACTGA
- a CDS encoding ATP-binding protein, which translates to MSTTRPYSPGDRGPEPGGASGASASAPASASGEGGGRQSRRLSFEDASGVVPLARDFTREALYAWGWLPSATADQRAAAEDVLLVVSELVTNACLHAEGPDELRITCEKKVIRLEVSDRGTGQPAPRTPHRAGRPGGHGMFIVQRLCLDWGVVRTPGVAGKRVWAELGAPA; encoded by the coding sequence ATGAGCACCACCCGGCCCTACTCGCCGGGCGACCGCGGTCCGGAGCCCGGCGGCGCTTCCGGAGCGTCCGCGTCCGCGCCCGCCTCGGCGTCCGGGGAGGGCGGCGGGCGGCAGTCCCGCAGGCTGAGCTTCGAGGACGCGAGCGGGGTCGTCCCGCTGGCCCGCGACTTCACCCGCGAGGCGCTGTACGCCTGGGGCTGGCTGCCCTCCGCCACCGCGGACCAGCGTGCCGCCGCCGAGGACGTCCTGCTCGTGGTCTCCGAGCTGGTCACCAACGCGTGCCTGCACGCCGAGGGGCCGGACGAGCTGCGGATCACCTGCGAGAAGAAGGTGATCCGGCTGGAGGTCTCCGACCGGGGCACGGGACAGCCCGCGCCCCGCACCCCGCACCGCGCCGGTCGCCCCGGCGGCCACGGCATGTTCATCGTGCAGCGCCTGTGCCTGGACTGGGGCGTCGTACGCACCCCGGGGGTCGCGGGGAAGCGGGTCTGGGCGGAGCTGGGCGCTCCGGCGTAA
- a CDS encoding STAS domain-containing protein, producing the protein MDRGTVGSAQSGRLLVEVREEGPSAVVTPAGELDHHTADLLREPLEGCLDKGFNRLVVDCSRLEFCDSTGLNVLLGARLKAEAAGGGVHLVAMQPVVARVFEITGAEAVFTLHDTLAAALADASD; encoded by the coding sequence ATGGACCGCGGGACGGTCGGCAGTGCCCAGTCGGGCCGGCTTCTGGTGGAGGTGCGGGAAGAGGGCCCCAGCGCCGTCGTGACCCCGGCGGGTGAGCTGGATCACCACACCGCCGATCTGTTGCGCGAGCCGCTGGAGGGCTGTCTCGACAAGGGATTCAACCGGCTCGTCGTGGACTGCTCACGGCTGGAGTTCTGCGACTCCACGGGGCTCAACGTCCTGCTCGGCGCCCGGTTGAAAGCGGAGGCCGCGGGGGGCGGAGTGCATTTGGTGGCCATGCAGCCGGTGGTGGCGCGCGTGTTCGAGATCACGGGGGCGGAAGCTGTCTTCACCCTTCATGACACGCTTGCGGCCGCCCTGGCCGACGCGTCCGACTGA
- a CDS encoding RNA polymerase sigma factor SigF: protein MEDIMSPRLDGSRTHEATSTLPPEHLDPIARPDAVVDHDDALAGLPDIPAYDEVAPADARALSKTLFERLESLEEGTHEYAYVRNTLVELNLALVKFAASRFRSRSEPMEDIIQVGTIGLIKAIDRFEMSRGVEFPTFAMPTIIGEIKRFFRDTSWSVRVPRRLQELRLDLAKAGDELAQRLDRAPTVTELAEHLGLSKDEVVEGMAASNAYTASSLDAQPEEDDAEGALADRIGYEDHGLEGIEYVESLKPLIAELPSRDRKILSLRFVAGMTQSEIGEELGISQMHVSRLLSRTLVRLRKGLTVEE, encoded by the coding sequence ATGGAGGACATCATGTCACCCCGGCTCGACGGATCGCGTACCCACGAAGCGACGTCGACACTCCCTCCGGAACATCTGGATCCCATCGCGCGCCCTGACGCCGTCGTCGACCACGACGACGCGCTCGCCGGGCTTCCGGACATCCCCGCGTACGACGAGGTCGCTCCGGCGGACGCCAGGGCCCTGTCCAAGACCCTCTTCGAGCGGCTGGAGTCGCTGGAGGAAGGCACCCACGAGTACGCGTACGTACGCAACACGCTCGTCGAGCTGAACCTCGCGCTGGTCAAGTTCGCCGCCTCCCGCTTCCGCTCGCGCAGCGAGCCGATGGAGGACATCATCCAGGTCGGCACGATCGGCCTGATCAAGGCGATCGACCGCTTCGAGATGTCGCGTGGTGTGGAGTTCCCCACGTTCGCGATGCCGACCATCATCGGCGAGATCAAGCGCTTCTTCCGCGACACCTCGTGGTCCGTGCGCGTTCCGCGCCGCCTCCAGGAGCTGCGGCTCGACCTGGCGAAGGCCGGTGACGAGCTGGCCCAGCGCCTCGACCGCGCCCCCACGGTGACCGAGCTGGCCGAGCACCTCGGCCTGTCCAAGGACGAGGTCGTCGAGGGCATGGCGGCGTCCAACGCCTACACCGCCTCCTCGCTGGACGCCCAGCCGGAGGAGGACGACGCGGAGGGCGCGCTCGCCGACCGCATCGGCTACGAGGACCACGGGCTCGAAGGCATCGAGTACGTCGAGTCGCTGAAGCCGCTGATCGCCGAGCTGCCTTCCCGGGACCGGAAGATCCTCTCCCTCCGTTTCGTCGCCGGCATGACCCAGTCGGAGATCGGCGAGGAGCTGGGCATCTCCCAGATGCATGTCTCACGTCTGCTGTCGCGGACCCTCGTACGGCTGCGCAAGGGGCTCACGGTCGAGGAGTAG
- the hutI gene encoding imidazolonepropionase, whose protein sequence is MSSSTVIANIAALVTNDPSLGDHSPLGLVRDAAVVIEGDRVVWTGESSKAPATDNRVDAGGRAVLPGFVDSHSHLLFAGDRTEEFNARMSGRPYGAGGIRTTVAATRAASDDELEAGLTRYLAEALRQGTTTFETKSGYGLTTADESRALRVAARHTDEVTFLGAHIVAPELADDPAAYVDLVTGEMLDACAPHARWIDVFCEEGAFDGDQARAILTAGRARGLHPRIHANQLSYGPGVRLAVELDAASADHCTHLTDADVDALASSRTVATLLPGAEFSTRAEWPDARRLIDAGATVALSTDCNPGSSFTSSVPFCIALAVRDMGMTPDEAVWSATAGGAAALRREDVGHLVPGAYADLTLLDAPSHVHLAYRPGVPLVAGVWRRGVRKV, encoded by the coding sequence ATGAGCAGCAGCACCGTCATCGCCAACATCGCCGCACTCGTCACCAACGACCCCTCCCTCGGCGACCACTCCCCGCTCGGCCTGGTCCGGGACGCGGCCGTCGTCATCGAGGGCGACCGCGTCGTGTGGACCGGTGAATCAAGCAAAGCACCCGCCACTGACAATCGGGTCGACGCGGGCGGCCGGGCGGTCCTCCCCGGCTTCGTGGACTCCCACTCCCACCTCCTCTTCGCGGGCGACCGCACCGAGGAGTTCAACGCCCGCATGTCCGGCCGCCCCTACGGCGCGGGCGGCATCCGCACCACCGTCGCCGCCACCCGCGCCGCGAGCGACGACGAACTGGAGGCCGGGCTCACCCGTTACCTCGCCGAGGCCCTGCGCCAGGGCACCACCACCTTCGAGACCAAGTCCGGCTACGGCCTGACCACCGCCGACGAGTCCCGCGCCCTGCGCGTCGCCGCCCGCCACACCGACGAGGTCACCTTCCTCGGCGCCCACATCGTCGCCCCCGAACTCGCCGACGACCCCGCCGCCTACGTCGACCTCGTCACCGGCGAGATGCTCGACGCCTGCGCCCCGCACGCCCGCTGGATCGACGTGTTCTGCGAGGAGGGCGCCTTCGACGGCGACCAGGCCCGCGCGATCCTCACCGCGGGCAGGGCCAGGGGCCTGCACCCCCGCATCCACGCCAACCAGCTCTCCTACGGCCCCGGCGTCCGGCTCGCCGTCGAACTCGACGCCGCCAGCGCCGACCACTGCACCCATCTCACCGACGCAGACGTGGACGCCCTCGCGAGCAGCCGCACGGTCGCGACCCTGCTGCCCGGCGCCGAGTTCTCCACCCGCGCCGAGTGGCCGGACGCCCGGCGTCTCATCGACGCGGGTGCCACGGTGGCCCTCTCCACCGACTGCAACCCCGGCTCCTCCTTCACGTCCTCCGTCCCCTTCTGCATCGCGCTCGCGGTACGGGACATGGGGATGACGCCGGACGAGGCGGTCTGGTCGGCCACCGCGGGCGGCGCCGCGGCCCTGCGCCGTGAGGACGTCGGCCACCTCGTCCCGGGCGCGTACGCCGACCTGACGCTGCTCGACGCCCCGAGCCACGTCCACCTGGCCTACCGGCCGGGGGTGCCGCTGGTCGCGGGGGTGTGGCGCCGGGGCGTACGTAAGGTGTGA
- a CDS encoding formimidoylglutamate deiminase, with amino-acid sequence MTSSERTRTYWLEHAWLGTHVEPSVAVDVSDGRITAVHQGVNTPPPGAEILRGLTLPGLANAHSHAFHRALRGTVQVGSGTFWTWREVMYSVADRLTPDTYHALARAVYAEMALAGITTVGEFHYVHHAPGGTPYADPNAMGEALIEAAAEAGVRITLLDTCYLSSGFGEPPNTHQRRFSDGTAQAWAERCSVLKERDHARIGAAIHSVRAVPADQLATVAQWAEARRAPLHVHLSEQTAENDACRQAHGCTPTRLLADHGVLGPRTTGVHSTHLTDEDVALLGGSRTGTCMCPTTERDLADGIGPAAELQRAGSPLSLGSDSHAVIDLLEEARAMELNERLRTRARGHWTAAALLRAATADGHAALGWDDTGRIEAGARADLATVALDSVRTAGPLPRLGAETAVFAATAADVRHTVVGGRHVVRDGAHALVPDVPQALARAVAALRA; translated from the coding sequence GTGACCTCCTCCGAGCGGACCCGGACGTACTGGCTGGAGCACGCGTGGCTCGGCACCCACGTCGAGCCGAGTGTCGCCGTGGACGTGAGTGACGGCCGCATCACCGCCGTCCACCAGGGCGTCAACACCCCGCCGCCCGGCGCCGAGATCCTGCGCGGACTGACCCTGCCCGGGCTGGCGAACGCCCACTCGCACGCCTTCCACCGCGCCCTGCGCGGCACCGTCCAGGTCGGCTCCGGAACCTTCTGGACCTGGCGCGAGGTCATGTACTCCGTCGCCGACCGGCTGACCCCTGACACCTACCACGCCCTCGCCCGCGCCGTGTACGCCGAGATGGCGCTGGCCGGCATCACGACCGTCGGCGAGTTCCACTATGTGCACCACGCGCCCGGGGGCACCCCCTACGCCGACCCCAACGCGATGGGCGAGGCCCTGATCGAGGCCGCCGCCGAAGCCGGTGTCCGCATCACCCTCCTCGACACCTGCTACCTGTCCTCCGGCTTCGGCGAGCCCCCGAACACCCACCAGCGCCGCTTCTCCGACGGCACTGCTCAGGCCTGGGCCGAACGCTGTTCAGTTCTCAAGGAACGGGATCACGCACGGATCGGGGCCGCGATCCACTCCGTACGGGCCGTGCCCGCGGACCAGTTGGCGACCGTGGCGCAGTGGGCCGAGGCGCGGCGGGCCCCGCTGCATGTGCACCTGTCCGAGCAGACCGCCGAGAACGACGCCTGCCGCCAGGCCCACGGATGCACCCCGACCCGCCTCCTCGCCGACCACGGCGTGCTCGGACCCCGCACCACCGGCGTCCACAGCACCCACCTCACCGACGAGGACGTCGCCCTGCTCGGCGGCAGCCGCACCGGCACCTGCATGTGCCCCACCACGGAACGGGACCTGGCCGACGGCATCGGCCCCGCGGCCGAGCTCCAGCGGGCCGGTTCGCCGCTCTCCCTCGGCTCGGACAGCCACGCCGTCATCGATCTGCTGGAAGAAGCGCGCGCCATGGAGCTGAACGAGCGCCTGCGCACCCGCGCCCGCGGCCACTGGACCGCCGCCGCCCTGCTGCGGGCCGCCACCGCCGACGGTCACGCGGCCCTCGGCTGGGACGACACCGGCCGCATCGAGGCCGGGGCCCGCGCCGACCTCGCGACCGTCGCGCTGGACTCGGTCAGGACAGCGGGGCCGCTGCCCAGGCTCGGCGCCGAGACGGCCGTATTCGCCGCGACGGCAGCGGACGTACGGCACACGGTCGTGGGCGGGCGGCACGTCGTACGCGACGGGGCGCACGCCCTCGTACCGGACGTGCCGCAGGCCCTCGCGCGGGCCGTCGCAGCCCTGCGCGCCTGA
- a CDS encoding allantoate amidohydrolase, whose protein sequence is MSFHSMWAELLPVGRSSASGGYRRAAWTGADADCRTWFQEQAEARGLTHETDRNGNQWAWLGDPAAGNAVVTGSHLDSVPDGGAFDGPLGVVSAFAALDELRGRGARPTRPLGVVNFGDEEGARFGLACVGSRLTAGALTVEQAHRLTDGDGITLPQAMESAGYDPDTLGPDPERLARIGAFVELHVEQGRALDRSGDRIGIASAIWPHGRWRFDFRGEANHAGTTRLADRHDPMLSYAETVLAARREAELAGAVATFGKIGVEPNGVNAVPSLVRGWLDSRAADQASLDTVLTGIEKAAREYAAAHGVDLDVVRESFTPVVEFDHALRDELARILGTETELKVPVLGTGAGHDAGILADRIPTAMLFVRNPTGVSHSPAEYAAEDDCVAGVHALADVLEGLACT, encoded by the coding sequence GTGAGTTTCCACAGCATGTGGGCGGAGCTGCTGCCGGTCGGCCGCAGCTCCGCCTCCGGCGGCTACCGCCGCGCCGCCTGGACCGGCGCCGACGCCGACTGCCGGACCTGGTTCCAGGAACAGGCCGAGGCACGCGGGCTGACCCACGAGACCGACCGCAACGGCAACCAGTGGGCCTGGCTCGGCGACCCGGCGGCCGGGAACGCCGTCGTCACCGGATCCCACCTGGACTCCGTGCCCGACGGCGGCGCCTTCGACGGCCCCCTCGGCGTGGTCTCCGCCTTCGCCGCCCTCGACGAACTGCGCGGGCGGGGAGCGCGGCCCACCAGGCCGCTGGGCGTCGTCAACTTCGGCGACGAGGAGGGCGCCCGCTTCGGCCTCGCCTGCGTCGGCTCCCGGCTCACCGCGGGCGCGCTCACCGTCGAGCAGGCGCACCGCCTCACCGACGGTGACGGCATCACCCTCCCGCAGGCCATGGAGTCCGCCGGGTACGACCCGGACACCCTGGGCCCCGACCCCGAACGGCTGGCCCGCATCGGCGCCTTCGTCGAACTCCACGTCGAGCAGGGCCGCGCCCTCGACCGGTCCGGCGACCGCATCGGCATCGCGTCCGCCATCTGGCCGCACGGACGCTGGCGGTTCGACTTCCGGGGCGAGGCCAACCACGCCGGCACCACCCGCCTCGCCGACCGGCACGACCCGATGCTGTCGTACGCCGAGACCGTCCTCGCCGCCCGCCGCGAGGCCGAACTCGCCGGTGCCGTGGCCACCTTCGGCAAGATCGGCGTCGAGCCCAACGGCGTCAACGCCGTCCCCTCCCTGGTACGCGGCTGGCTCGACTCCCGCGCCGCCGACCAGGCGAGCCTGGACACCGTGCTCACCGGCATCGAGAAGGCCGCCCGCGAGTACGCCGCGGCCCACGGCGTGGACCTCGACGTGGTCCGCGAGTCCTTCACACCCGTCGTCGAGTTCGACCACGCCCTGCGCGACGAACTCGCGCGCATCCTGGGCACGGAGACGGAGCTGAAGGTCCCCGTCCTCGGCACCGGCGCCGGACACGACGCCGGAATCCTCGCCGACCGCATCCCGACCGCCATGCTGTTCGTACGCAACCCCACCGGCGTCTCGCACTCCCCGGCCGAGTACGCCGCCGAGGACGACTGCGTGGCCGGGGTGCACGCACTCGCCGACGTACTGGAAGGGCTGGCCTGCACGTGA